A single Triticum dicoccoides isolate Atlit2015 ecotype Zavitan chromosome 2A, WEW_v2.0, whole genome shotgun sequence DNA region contains:
- the LOC119354976 gene encoding probable metal-nicotianamine transporter YSL6: MGSEADMTGPLLAGGSGAAPAAEAEVVPPWREQLTVRGIVVSAILGVLFCLITHKLNLTVGIIPSLNVAAGLLGYFLVRTWTAALERFGIVSKPFTKQENTVIQTCVVACYGLAFSGGFGSYMLAMDQKTYELIGTDYPGNRAVDVKNPSLSWMIGFMFVVSFLGLFSLVALRKVMVIDYKLTYPSGTATAMLINSFHTTSGAELAEKQVSCLGKYLSISFVWNCFKWFFSGVGDSCGFDNFPSLGLAAFKNTFYFDFSPTYIGCGLICPHIVNCSTLLGAIISWGFLWPYISTKAGEWYPAGLGSNDFKGLYGYKVFISVSVILGDGIYNLIKIIYATIKEIMNARSKQGRLPFVRAQDDDESSELSSKEKLLNDVFVKDSIPPWLAGSGYVGLAAISTATVPMMFPQLKWYLVLSAYVVAPLLAFCNSYGTGLTDWNLASTYGKIGLFIFASWVGQHGGVIAGLAACGVMMSIVSTAADLMQDFKTGYLTLSSPRSMFVSQLIGTALGCVIAPLTFWLYWTAFDIGNPDGMFKAPYAVIFREMAILGVEGFSALPQHCLAICSFFFFAAIAINLLRDVTPDSVSKFIPLPMAMAVPFYIGAYFAIDMFVGTVILFVWEKINRKESEDFSGAVASGLICGDGIWSVPSAILSIMRIDPPMCMYFKPSLA, encoded by the exons ATGGGATCGGAGGCGGACATGACCGGGCCCCTCctcgccggcggcagcggcgccgcgccggcggcggaggcggaggtggtgcCGCCGTGGCGGGAGCAGCTCACGGTGCGGGGCATAGTGGTCAGCGCCATCCTCGGGGTGCTCTTCTGCCTCATCACGCACAAGCTCAACCTCACGGTGGGGATCATCCCCTCGCTCAACGTCGCCGCGGGGCTGCTCGGATACTTCCTCGTGCGGACCTGGACGGCGGCGCTCGAGAGGTTCGGCATCGTCTCCAAGCCCTTCACCAAGCAGGAGAACACCGTCATCCAGACctgcgtcgtcgcctgctacggcctCGCCTTCAGCG GTGGCTTTGGGTCGTATATGCTTGCAATGGATCAGAAAACTTATGAGCTCATCGGGACTGATTATCCTGGTAACAGGGCGGTGGATGTTAAGAATCCTTCACTGAGTTGGATGATCGGATTCATGTTTGTTGTTAGCTTTCTTGGTCTATTTAGTCTTGTTGCGCTGCGCAAG GTGATGGTAATTGATTACAAGTTGACCTATCCTAGTGGAACTGCTACAGCTATGTTGATAAATAGCTTTCACACTACTTCTGGAGCTGAACTTGCAGA AAAACAAGTTAGCTGTCTTGGAAAGTATTTAAGCATAAGTTTTGTCTGGAATTGCTTTAAGTGGTTCTTCAGTGGTGTTGGGGATTCTTGTGGCTTTGATAATTTCCCTTCTCTTGGACTTGCAGCATTTAAGAACAC GTTTTATTTTGACTTCAGTCCAACCTATATTGGGTGTGGTCTAATATGCCCACACATTGTTAATTGCTCTACACTTCTTGGAGCCATCATATCTTGGGGTTTTCTCTGGCCGTATATATCCACAAAAGCTGGGGAATGGTACCCAGCTGGCCTTGGAAGCAATGATTTCAAAGGACTCTATGGATACAAG GTTTTTATCTCTGTATCTGTGATACTTGGTGATGGTATCTATAACCTCATCAAGATCATTTATGCTACTATCAAGGAAATAATGAATGCACGATCAAAGCAAGGAAGGCTTCCCTTTGTCCGGGCTCAGGATG ATGATGAAAGTTCTGAATTATCTTCCAAAGAAAAGCTTCTGAATGACGTATTTGTAAAGGACAGTATCCCTCCCTGGTTAGCAGGATCTGGTTATGTGGGGCTTGCAGCAATCTCAACTGCAACTGTACCAATGATGTTCCCACAGCTCAAGTGGTACCTTGTCCTTTCTGCCTATGTTGTTGCACCCCTACTCGCCTTCTGCAACTCATACGGCACCGGCCTAACAGACTGGAACCTTGCATCCACATACGGAAAGATTGGCCTTTTCATTTTTGCCTCATGGGTTGGCCAGCATGGTGGTGTGATCGCCGGCTTAGCAGCTTGTGGTGTCATGATGTCCATAGTGTCCACAGCTGCTGATCTCATGCAGGACTTCAAGACTGGTTACCTGACCCTCTCGTCACCAAGGTCCATGTTTGTGTCGCAGTTGATTGGGACTGCCCTTGGCTGTGTCATTGCTCCTCTCACCTTTTGGCTCTACTGGACGGCCTTCGATATTGGCAATCCTGATGGCATGTTCAAAGCTCCATATGCTGTCATCTTCCGTGAGATGGCGATTTTGGGCGTCGAAGGATTCTCGGCCCTCCCCCAACACTGCCTAGCAATCtgctctttcttcttctttgcagccatagccatcaacctCCTGAGGGACGTCACTCCAGACAGCGTGTCCAAATTCATCCCGCTCCCGATGGCCATGGCTGTTCCCTTCTACATTGGAGCGTATTTTGCGATTGACATGTTTGTCGGGACAGTCATCCTGTTTGTCTGGGAGAAGATTAACCGCAAGGAGTCGGAGGACTTTTCAGGTGCGGTTGCTTCGGGTTTGATCTGCGGTGACGGTATCTGGAGCGTCCCTTCTGCAATACTGTCTATCATGAGGATTGACCCGCCGATGTGCATGTACTTCAAGCCATCTCTTGCCTAG